Genomic DNA from Manihot esculenta cultivar AM560-2 chromosome 15, M.esculenta_v8, whole genome shotgun sequence:
TCCCGTTTGAGACACTGTGAAAGAAGAAAATGGCAATGGAGGCCGTTGGCCTTTGACCTTAAAATACAACGGTCTTCTAATACACACAAACACAATTCTTAGTGCTAGTCAACTTGTTACTGTCCCAAATTAAGAATTGTCGAAGATGTGGAAAAAACAAAGTTTTGTTTTTATTACTAAGGAGAAATAAAAATCAGCCTACTTCAATTCaaacttaattattattatatcataGAGGACGTTCAATTAAACCACTCAGTTCAATTTCAGATCAatgaagattttaattttattttgattaactATTCAATTAGTCgaatttaaattgataaaaaactATTAATCTTAAATTTAATCAGACATCTTAAATTTCATATTGATTCTAAGCTGAACAACGCCTTGGCCATGTTTTTAGGCCCTAGGCTTTGCTATAAATGAGCAATAAAAGCAACAATTCCCGTGTTTCAcactgtcttttttttttttttttttttccttccttgAATTTAGATAAagtagaaaatttattttatttttcatccttgtattttatcatatatatttttttcttacatttttttattttttttctctaaaatggaataaaaatatgtaaaattctCCTCTTATTTTCTtgcattatttaaataaaaaaataaatattccattttattttgaaaattttattttatttcatcattCTTTTCCACCATCCAGACGAGATTAGCCTAATACAACATTTAAGTTAGGTCTGGTCGGCTGAAAACTTCCCGCTAATGAAAGTGAAAAAAtagatatttgattttttttttctcccaaaaaaaaaaaaatgattgtcCCCTCAACGCGTAACCCAACAACGACATCGTCGATTGCCCACTTGAAAAAGATAAAGGAACTCCCAGAACCTACATTATTCGAAATCCAAGGAACTTTGCTCCTTTTCTACTCTCTCCCTCCCTTCACTGTAGCTTTTGTTACATCTCTTTTGCTTTATATTTCTCctcctttctttccttcatTTTTCCCTTCTTTGAGACTTTTCCTCAAACACTTGTATGTATTTGTAGTGGCCACAGCATCAAGCTGTTTGATCCTCATAGGAAGGaagcttcttttatttttttgaggcTTTAAGCTGTTTGAGTGATGATAATATAAGGGAAGATAATCGGGTTCAATGGACGGAGCAGCGTTGGAATTGGAAAGGAGGAGCCGATTCTTGAACAGTTTGATAGAGAAGAAGAAAGCTAAAGAACATCAAGAGCAATACGACCACCTCAATGTGCGCGTTAGAGCTTCTGATATGCCCATTCCTATGCAGATTCGAGCTTTCAAATGTGCTCGCGATCAGCTTGACTCCATGCCTGGAAAGCTCGACAGCAAACGCCTAGCTCTTGCACTTAAGAAGGTTGGAAATTTTTGGTTTATTAAATAagtctgtattttttttttcttttatcttctttCTTAATTTCCTTTCCTCTCCCTGCGTTTCCTTCATTTTCTTTGTGCTTGAATAGATCTGCTTTTGCAGTGGGCATTTATTGCCATCTAGTAAATTGACAAGCAAGTGATCCTGTTGAATATAGATTGACCACAAATGGAAGTGTTTTCCGGTAGGAGGTTAAAATTCGGCTGTGGGGATTGTTTATTGGGAAACTCGATttccctttatgcttgtggacAATTATTTTCATTTCCTGGTGAATGATTTGCGGTTTCTATAtcagttaataaattttttaatgctCAGAATGAAGGATTCTTCATCCTTGCGAATGCGTCTAAAAAAGTGGTCCAATTGTGTCAGTGTTAATGGGGTTGAATATTCTTAGTTTTTGAATGTTGGAAGTATGGGGTATACAGGAATTTCAAATACTCCACGATCATTTTAACTGTATATCTTCTTGACTTTTTCTGTAAAATTCAATTGCTTATTTGAGTTTGAAAGGACTGGACAAATTGTTCACGGGCGTGGAAAGCGAATAAGCTTTCACGTGTATTCTTTGGTCCTTTCCTGTCTAAGATTGCTTAGACATTAATTAATGATGTTTTACAGTTACTTAGACATTAATTAATGATGTTTTACAGTTACTTAGTCAAATAACTGATATTGAATTGCATACTTGTGTGTTTGGATGATTTGAAGTCCCAGTAATAGTTCCTCTAAATTGCAAATTTGTGCTGAATAAGAGTTTTTCATTGATGTACTTGCATTAATTTCGTTCAAACTATATAACTAATTATGtttggtgtttttttttttttttaattatcgtCTCCGATTGGTACTCAAATTCATAACTTCACATACCTAGAAGACAACTCCAATAccatttatttgaaatttaatgacATTTTAAGTTTTAGAAAATAGATTTTCATACACcataaaattcaattataagTCTCAAGCATAATTAATTGTTCAAAGTTTGTTGCATTTTAAATCACGAGCTTGCAGGATTACCAAATATCAGCCTGCTCAACAAAATGAATAACTAGTTAGGTTAAAGTTGGttgatttctttaatttttcatgTTAAAATGGGGCAGCATTTATATATCCTCAATGTGTACAATAACACATTGGAGTCAAGGCTAAGAGGTGCTGCAATTTGTTCATGAAAGGAAAGGCTGTGAAGGTGGAAATAGCAAGCAACATGTTAGGCCCAATTTTGTCAAGTGTTTGATTAACTATCAACATAGAAAATATGAGCTCTATATGCAGCTGCCACCATCCAACTCATTTTTGGCTTTTAATCTTCCAGGAATTCGACTCGGCATACGGTCCAGCTTGGCATTGCATAGTGGGAACTAGCTTTGGTTCATATGTTACTCATTCCATTGGAGGCTTCTTGTATTTTTCAATTGACAAGGTCTACATCTTACTCTTTAAGACCGCTGTTGAGCCTTTAGACCATTGATGGTCTGCAAATTTGCTCATGTAAGTTCTTATTGATATCATATtttcatcttttttcttttgttgtatTTCAAATTACAGAATGTACTATTCAAAATTTTTCATCTTTTAAGCCATAGAACTCTCCATATTTTACTATCATAAGATGTTTTCCCATGATTAGTTGCAATATTGCTTTCCATCCTTGACACATAGCTTATGCAGCTGAAAAAGAGGTTTTTGATGTAATATATTTTCTATGGGTTCTCATGTATTTGGATTTTTTTactgaataaataaattagcCTTGCCATCTTGGCAAGCAACAGCTTCACTTTTGTTGATTGGGTATCCTCATTGCTGCAGCTGCAGTTGCAGATTTATGTCCAATATCTGACCAGTTGATTCGTAATATTGATCATGAATATTAATTGCTTTCTAATGTTAAAATGTCAAGGACTCTTGTGCTTTACAAGTTGTAAAGTGTGATTGCATAAGCCTGGATCAAATACCAGGGTTTTCCTGCATAACTGAAGGCTTTGATTCATATCTTCGAACCGATTTGCAATTTGAAGTATTATGGGGCTCATGTTGGTCCATACATGGTATCTAACCTCTTACAGTCTCAGTCTTCACTCTCTATCTCATATTTCCTTCTGCAGAATCTTCATATTTTCTCTTTCAAGTCTTCCCTCGACGTGTACGAAATCATCCGTCGGTTCATAATCGTACAAAGTATATGACTATTATTATAGCTTTGAGGATGTGGGGATTTCACACTTTGAAGAACTCAAGGAGGATGAAGCTATTGTGGAGTCCATGCAGGCCCTTCAATCTTGTTTCTCTTGATTCCCGACCTAGTTTTTTttcttctgaaaaaaaaaaaagaagaaaataaaaccgCAACTTTTGTCATTCCTTCCTGCGACTCTTCTGGATATGAGCTGCTTAGATGTGTTCTTCAAACGATGGTTGACACATTTTTAATATGGTTCTGAGGACTGAGGAGGAACTGGATAATGTGGTTGGTGAGGATGCTCTTCGTCAAACAGGGTATAAAATTCTCTCATTACTAAAAGTTGAATGTTCAGGTGGCTCAACAATTGAGGATCACTATGCTTAAGTCCAAAGCAGAAATTCCAATTCAAAatatgatctttttaatgagtttaattttgattaaatatttttacttattaataacataaaaaatttatatataatatataagattaatatttttttaatgtaaaattaATAGTTAATCGAACTCGGATACAGGAAttgagaaaacatgaaagttgATGATATCGTTTGGACGCTCGTCTGAGAGTTAATGAAGGTGAATTTGTGTATAAATTCATTTTCGTATAAAagagttaaatattttttgtttaaaattgaatattattatgaagttaatatatttattattttaattaaatatgttttttatattaatttataatgaaattttaatttaaaaacatttcatgtCCTTGTACAGTTTTAACGAAATCCTTAATATTGGGCATTTAGTACAATCTGAGAAAACTTACTTTCCAGAAAGCATAATATAAACATGTTTTGTATGTAAAGTAATTTGtttctaaattataaaattcaatgatatctataatat
This window encodes:
- the LOC110601033 gene encoding dynein light chain LC6, flagellar outer arm, which encodes MDGAALELERRSRFLNSLIEKKKAKEHQEQYDHLNVRVRASDMPIPMQIRAFKCARDQLDSMPGKLDSKRLALALKKEFDSAYGPAWHCIVGTSFGSYVTHSIGGFLYFSIDKVYILLFKTAVEPLDH